The following are encoded together in the Nitrospirota bacterium genome:
- a CDS encoding dCMP deaminase family protein has translation MKKHKKLRPDWDEYFINIAKVVSTRATCLRRRYGAVITKDNIIVSTGYNGAPAGMKDCLEVGRCTRKELQIPHGERYELCHSVHAEANAIIRASVDELNGATMYIAGTDKESGQCNSEPCMMCKRMILNARISKVVYSDGKNGFVVVNPIEWIKKRV, from the coding sequence ATGAAAAAACATAAGAAGCTCAGACCCGATTGGGATGAATACTTTATTAATATAGCTAAGGTTGTTTCAACAAGAGCCACCTGTCTGAGAAGAAGATATGGGGCTGTTATCACAAAAGATAATATAATCGTAAGTACTGGTTATAATGGGGCTCCAGCAGGAATGAAAGATTGTCTCGAAGTAGGCAGATGCACAAGAAAAGAACTCCAGATCCCGCATGGTGAACGATATGAACTCTGTCACAGTGTTCATGCAGAGGCAAACGCAATCATCCGTGCTTCTGTAGATGAGTTAAATGGAGCAACAATGTATATCGCTGGCACTGATAAGGAGAGTGGTCAATGCAATTCCGAACCTTGCATGATGTGCAAGAGGATGATATTGAATGCAAGGATTTCAAAGGTTGTTTATTCAGACGGGAAGAATGGATTTGTTGTAGTTAATCCAATTGAATGGATTAAAAAAAGGGTATAG
- a CDS encoding diaminopimelate epimerase: MHFTKMHGLGNDFILVDCITQKCEIQLFNDYHYQKGGRGEEGLSFAELAKNLCDRRFGIGADQILLLEKSAIADFLMRIFNADGSEVEMCGNGIRCLAKYIWDRNLSNNTNMLKIETLAGIIKPEKAGDMVKVDMGEPFFEPEKIPVKIKKSEVGNQKSEEAKMVTDYPLQVSDREFKITCVSMGNPHAVIVLENVSDFPVAYYGPQIETHQIFPNRTNVEFIQIINPHEIKMRVWERGAGETMACGTGACAAAVASHLKGLTERILTVHLQGGDLFIEWAGDNHVYMTGPAVEVYKGIIEI, from the coding sequence ATACACTTCACAAAGATGCATGGTCTTGGTAATGATTTCATACTTGTGGATTGTATTACCCAGAAATGCGAAATACAACTTTTCAATGATTACCATTACCAAAAGGGGGGGAGAGGAGAAGAGGGGTTATCTTTTGCTGAATTAGCAAAAAACTTATGTGATAGACGGTTTGGCATTGGAGCTGATCAGATACTTTTACTTGAGAAGTCAGCTATTGCAGATTTTCTAATGAGGATTTTTAATGCTGATGGTAGTGAAGTCGAGATGTGTGGGAATGGAATACGTTGCCTCGCTAAATACATCTGGGATAGAAATCTTTCAAATAATACTAATATGCTTAAAATTGAAACACTTGCAGGCATAATCAAACCAGAGAAAGCAGGAGACATGGTGAAGGTTGATATGGGAGAGCCGTTCTTTGAACCTGAAAAAATACCGGTAAAAATAAAGAAATCAGAAGTCGGAAATCAGAAGTCAGAAGAAGCAAAGATGGTCACCGATTATCCTTTACAGGTCTCTGACAGGGAATTCAAAATTACCTGTGTTTCCATGGGAAATCCTCATGCAGTTATTGTTCTTGAAAATGTATCTGATTTCCCTGTAGCCTATTATGGTCCTCAAATAGAGACTCATCAAATTTTCCCTAATAGAACGAATGTAGAATTTATTCAGATAATAAATCCCCATGAAATTAAAATGCGTGTGTGGGAAAGGGGAGCAGGTGAAACTATGGCGTGTGGAACTGGTGCCTGTGCTGCAGCTGTAGCATCACATCTGAAAGGTCTTACAGAAAGAATTTTAACTGTCCACCTGCAAGGTGGAGATCTTTTCATAGAATGGGCAGGTGATAACCATGTTTACATGACCGGTCCTGCTGTTGAAGTTTATAAGGGAATTATAGAAATTTAA
- a CDS encoding GDP-mannose 4,6-dehydratase, producing the protein MQTIIVTGCGGFIGWKVSEKLLDNNINVIGIDNINDYYDPRLKEWRLQQLKVKSKKLKVKKGAEFIFKKCDIGNFNTVKKIFSSHKIDAVINLAARAGVRASVEDPWVYLETNTKGTLNLLECCKDNGVKKFVLASTSSLYGLNEMPFRESDKTDSPLAPYSATKKGAEVLCYSYHYLYKLDISIPRYFTVYGPAGRPDMSIFIFIKNIDNGIPIKVFGDGKQKRDFSYVDDIADGTLHCLEPFGYEIFNLGNDNPIELLHVIHLIEEALGKKAVLNFLPRHPADVVATWADIEKSRKILNWYPKTTIEEGIKKTVDWYFENRDFINSLKNP; encoded by the coding sequence ATGCAAACTATTATTGTAACAGGCTGTGGAGGTTTCATCGGGTGGAAGGTATCTGAAAAACTTCTTGATAATAACATCAATGTTATCGGGATAGACAATATCAACGACTATTATGATCCACGCTTGAAGGAATGGAGACTCCAACAGTTAAAAGTCAAAAGCAAAAAATTGAAAGTTAAAAAGGGCGCAGAATTTATTTTTAAAAAATGTGATATCGGAAATTTTAATACAGTTAAAAAAATTTTCTCCTCTCACAAAATTGATGCGGTTATCAATCTTGCTGCAAGAGCCGGGGTGAGGGCTTCTGTTGAAGATCCATGGGTATATCTCGAAACTAACACAAAAGGCACTTTGAACCTCCTTGAATGCTGCAAAGACAACGGAGTAAAAAAATTCGTTCTTGCATCCACTTCGAGCCTTTATGGACTTAACGAGATGCCGTTCAGGGAGTCAGATAAAACGGATTCCCCACTTGCGCCTTATTCCGCAACAAAGAAGGGTGCTGAAGTTCTTTGTTATAGCTATCATTATTTGTATAAACTTGATATCAGCATTCCAAGATACTTCACTGTTTACGGGCCTGCGGGCAGGCCTGATATGAGCATATTCATATTCATCAAAAATATAGACAATGGCATTCCCATTAAAGTCTTTGGAGATGGAAAACAAAAAAGAGATTTTTCATATGTTGATGATATAGCTGATGGGACTTTACATTGTCTTGAACCTTTCGGTTACGAGATTTTCAATCTTGGCAATGACAACCCTATTGAACTTCTCCACGTGATACATCTTATTGAAGAGGCTTTAGGTAAAAAGGCGGTATTGAATTTTTTGCCGAGACATCCTGCTGATGTTGTTGCAACATGGGCAGATATAGAAAAATCCAGAAAGATCCTGAACTGGTATCCGAAAACCACTATTGAGGAAGGTATTAAAAAAACTGTTGATTGGTATTTTGAAAACAGGGACTTTATAAATAGTCTGAAAAACCCTTAA
- a CDS encoding diguanylate cyclase: MTLRKKTLIIILISLICAISIFYISARIFLLGSFKKLEDKDTKKHIQIALRSIAHSLEVIDSKTGDWANWDDTYAFIQNRNPEYIKTNPSDKTFSELEINVMLFINSSGNIVYSKAFDLLNGKEISMPQSLLAHLSENRLLLMHDNIQSKHTGIILLTEGPMLIASRPILTSEGKGPVRGALIFGRFLDDEEIQRIIKDIQFPIAFIRFDSVDMPTDFKSAKSLLSEEKPVVTIPINDKKISGYTILKDIYGNPALMLRADLERDIFQHGTKTIFSFIFLLILIGLFLGLIIILFLNKLVLNRILALSKNVRNIAIKRDLTMRIPVEGGDELSTFSEEMNRMLEELNRADMLLRESEEKFRDIFKNANDMIQIVDAEGRFLDVNRKWCETLGYTKEEAMQMRFTDIVRKDQIPHCIETFKRVVNGESIEHMETVYISKDGREIYVEGSINPSFKGNKFSICRGIMRDITIRKQMEKRLEHLAVTDTLTNTYNRTKFDEVIKKEISRVKRYSHPLSLIMFDVDHFKRINDTHGHIYGDYVLKTLTNIVKENMRETDYLIRWGGEEFIILSPNTDLNNAKVLSERIRKAVEEYSFEKNQKVTVSFGVTEFRQYDIEDTFVKRADDALYKAKEAGRNRVEVSI, translated from the coding sequence ATGACCCTTCGGAAAAAGACATTAATAATAATACTGATTTCACTTATTTGTGCCATTTCCATTTTTTATATCTCAGCAAGAATTTTTCTCCTTGGAAGTTTTAAGAAACTTGAGGATAAGGATACTAAAAAGCACATTCAGATTGCTCTTCGTTCAATTGCCCACAGTCTTGAAGTTATAGACAGCAAAACAGGTGACTGGGCTAACTGGGATGACACATATGCTTTTATTCAAAACAGAAATCCTGAATATATCAAAACAAATCCATCAGATAAGACATTTTCAGAGCTTGAAATTAATGTCATGCTATTTATCAATTCATCAGGCAATATTGTTTACAGCAAAGCCTTTGATTTGTTGAATGGAAAAGAAATTTCTATGCCACAAAGCCTTCTTGCTCATCTTTCAGAAAACAGGCTGCTTTTAATGCATGATAATATTCAAAGCAAACACACAGGTATAATACTCCTCACAGAAGGGCCGATGTTGATTGCCTCGAGGCCTATTCTAACCAGTGAAGGCAAAGGACCTGTAAGGGGGGCACTAATATTCGGACGCTTTCTTGATGATGAAGAAATACAAAGAATAATTAAAGATATACAATTCCCAATTGCCTTTATACGTTTTGATTCTGTTGATATGCCAACAGATTTTAAGTCAGCAAAATCTTTACTATCAGAAGAAAAGCCAGTAGTTACAATACCGATAAATGACAAAAAAATATCAGGTTACACTATACTGAAGGATATTTACGGTAATCCTGCACTCATGCTGAGAGCAGACCTTGAAAGAGATATTTTTCAACACGGAACAAAGACAATATTTTCTTTCATATTTTTGCTGATTTTAATAGGATTGTTTTTAGGACTAATAATAATTTTGTTCTTAAATAAGCTGGTTTTGAATAGAATATTAGCTCTTAGCAAGAACGTAAGAAATATAGCCATAAAAAGAGACCTTACAATGCGTATCCCTGTTGAGGGTGGAGACGAATTATCAACCTTCTCCGAGGAGATGAACAGAATGCTCGAGGAATTGAACAGGGCAGATATGTTACTTCGTGAAAGTGAAGAGAAGTTCAGGGATATCTTTAAAAATGCAAACGATATGATACAGATTGTAGACGCAGAAGGAAGATTTTTAGATGTGAACAGGAAATGGTGCGAGACATTAGGTTACACAAAAGAAGAAGCAATGCAAATGCGCTTTACTGATATAGTAAGAAAAGATCAGATACCTCATTGCATCGAAACCTTTAAAAGAGTTGTAAATGGGGAAAGTATTGAGCATATGGAGACCGTTTATATTTCGAAAGACGGTAGGGAAATATATGTGGAGGGCAGTATAAATCCTTCGTTCAAAGGAAATAAATTTTCTATTTGCAGGGGAATTATGAGAGATATAACCATTCGTAAACAGATGGAGAAAAGATTAGAGCATCTTGCAGTGACAGATACTCTCACAAATACTTATAACAGGACAAAATTTGATGAAGTGATAAAAAAAGAAATCAGCAGAGTGAAAAGATACTCCCATCCCCTCTCCCTGATAATGTTTGATGTCGACCACTTTAAAAGAATTAATGACACACATGGGCATATATACGGTGATTATGTATTAAAGACACTGACGAACATAGTAAAAGAAAACATGAGGGAAACCGATTATCTCATAAGGTGGGGTGGAGAAGAATTTATAATTCTCTCTCCTAATACGGATCTAAATAATGCAAAGGTGTTGTCAGAGAGGATTCGTAAGGCAGTTGAGGAATACAGTTTTGAGAAAAATCAAAAGGTAACAGTAAGTTTCGGTGTAACAGAATTCAGACAATACGACATTGAAGATACTTTTGTGAAGAGAGCAGATGATGCATTATATAAGGCAAAGGAAGCAGGCAGGAATCGTGTTGAGGTGAGCATATGA
- a CDS encoding aconitate hydratase: MGKNIVEKIFETHKIYGDLKTGNTVGLKVDHVYTQDATGTMAWLQFEAIGIDRVKVPLAVSYVDHNMIQSNYMNPDDHLFLETVAGRYGAFFSRPGNGISHQIHLERFASPGKIALGTDSHTPTGGGIGMIAIGVGGLDAATVMAGLPFEINMPQIALVRLKGKLNRPWVTAMDVILEILRQLTVKGGVGKIIEYGGPGIKDLSVPERATITNMGAELGATTSIFPSDQRTRYFLKAQGRESEWIELQADKDAQYSEIINIDLSSIEPMIAMPHSPDNVVPIRTIAGTKIDQVCIGSCTNSSLQIMKTVASILRSNTVAKGVNLLINPGSKQVYEMLARKGFLQHMIAAGARILECSCGPCIGMGGAPGTGQISIRSYNRNFKGRSGNKDAFVYLASAISCAVFSLKGEIVDPRYSGISIEKSSEPSHYFINDNMIIKPRQDTHDIQVIKGPNIKEAPIKDSIGNTIESEVLLKLGDNITTDDIMPAGSMILPLRSNIPAISEYVFHTIDNTFSARAKEAKEKGGGIIVGGENYGQGSSREHAAIAPMFLGIQAVIAKSFARIHRSNLINFGIIPLLFKNAGDYEKIEQGDILIIQNIKQSITGNQQYAVQDLTKIFYFELESNLNEREKQIILSGGLLPYTKKHV; the protein is encoded by the coding sequence TTGGGAAAAAATATTGTTGAAAAGATTTTTGAGACACACAAGATATACGGAGATCTGAAAACCGGCAACACTGTTGGATTAAAAGTTGACCATGTATATACACAGGATGCAACAGGTACTATGGCATGGCTTCAGTTCGAGGCTATTGGTATAGACAGGGTAAAAGTTCCTTTAGCTGTTTCTTATGTAGATCACAACATGATTCAATCAAATTACATGAATCCAGATGATCACCTTTTTCTCGAAACTGTAGCAGGACGCTATGGGGCTTTCTTTTCAAGACCGGGCAATGGGATAAGCCATCAGATTCACTTAGAACGTTTTGCTTCTCCTGGGAAAATTGCATTAGGAACTGACAGCCACACTCCAACAGGAGGAGGCATAGGCATGATTGCAATCGGCGTTGGGGGACTTGATGCAGCTACAGTTATGGCTGGGTTACCCTTTGAGATAAATATGCCCCAAATTGCTCTTGTTCGATTAAAGGGAAAACTTAACAGGCCATGGGTTACTGCTATGGATGTAATTCTGGAAATATTGAGGCAACTTACAGTAAAAGGTGGCGTTGGGAAGATAATTGAATATGGAGGCCCTGGTATAAAAGACCTTAGCGTCCCTGAAAGAGCGACTATAACTAACATGGGGGCAGAGCTGGGAGCTACAACATCCATTTTCCCGAGTGATCAAAGGACGAGATATTTCCTTAAGGCACAGGGAAGAGAATCTGAATGGATTGAACTGCAGGCTGATAAGGATGCTCAATATTCTGAGATTATCAATATTGATTTAAGCTCGATTGAACCGATGATAGCTATGCCTCACAGTCCTGACAATGTAGTCCCGATTAGAACAATTGCAGGGACAAAAATTGATCAGGTATGCATCGGCAGTTGCACAAATTCCTCATTACAGATTATGAAAACTGTTGCATCTATCCTCAGGAGTAATACAGTTGCAAAAGGGGTGAACCTGCTTATAAACCCCGGTTCAAAACAGGTTTACGAGATGCTTGCACGGAAAGGATTCCTCCAGCACATGATAGCTGCTGGTGCTCGCATACTCGAATGTTCTTGCGGCCCATGCATTGGTATGGGAGGGGCTCCTGGCACAGGTCAGATATCCATCCGTTCATATAACAGAAATTTTAAAGGAAGAAGCGGCAATAAAGATGCTTTTGTCTATCTTGCAAGTGCAATCTCTTGTGCTGTCTTTTCATTGAAAGGAGAAATTGTTGATCCGCGTTATTCTGGTATCAGCATTGAAAAATCCAGTGAACCTTCACATTATTTTATTAATGACAATATGATTATAAAGCCGCGGCAAGATACACATGATATTCAAGTCATAAAGGGGCCAAATATCAAGGAGGCTCCTATAAAAGATTCTATAGGCAATACAATAGAATCAGAAGTTTTACTGAAGCTCGGGGACAATATTACTACAGACGATATCATGCCTGCTGGTTCAATGATACTTCCATTACGTTCTAACATTCCTGCAATATCAGAATATGTTTTCCATACTATCGATAATACCTTCAGTGCAAGGGCAAAAGAGGCAAAGGAAAAGGGTGGAGGGATTATTGTTGGTGGTGAAAATTATGGGCAGGGCTCTTCAAGAGAACATGCTGCAATCGCACCCATGTTTCTAGGGATTCAGGCTGTAATAGCAAAATCCTTTGCCAGGATTCATCGCTCAAATTTGATAAACTTTGGTATAATTCCTCTGCTTTTCAAGAATGCTGGTGATTATGAGAAGATTGAACAAGGTGATATACTGATTATACAAAATATTAAACAGTCAATAACAGGTAATCAACAATATGCTGTGCAAGATCTTACTAAAATTTTTTATTTCGAATTAGAATCTAATCTAAATGAAAGGGAAAAACAGATTATTCTTTCAGGTGGATTACTGCCGTATACAAAGAAGCATGTTTAA
- a CDS encoding YdcF family protein, with protein sequence MEIQDIGKFLKNPLLYVIIGMFTQLFIKKHRVKITIVILVYFYLISITFTGYAFSKLWKIEDTYNNKKVYDAVIVLSGVSNAEWYLDRKDLPYITNDFFAANENSDRLLAGAYFVKTGHAKLLLIGDWVYETYSEGKYVSKLLADLGLRGEQVHIYGQIKRTLDEVKSIKKYVEEKKLKEILIVTSEMHMRRAFAMFKKQSLHPDVFSVTKESEFDWESFVPTIDGLIKTDRFFYELIAYGGYFLKGDI encoded by the coding sequence GTGGAAATACAGGACATAGGTAAATTTCTAAAGAATCCTCTCCTATATGTCATAATCGGAATGTTTACTCAGCTATTCATAAAAAAACACAGGGTTAAAATTACTATCGTGATACTGGTATATTTTTATCTCATAAGCATAACTTTTACCGGATATGCCTTTTCTAAATTATGGAAGATAGAAGATACTTACAATAATAAAAAAGTGTATGACGCGGTAATAGTTCTTTCTGGAGTAAGTAATGCAGAATGGTATTTAGACAGGAAAGATTTGCCATATATAACAAATGACTTTTTCGCTGCCAATGAAAATTCTGACAGGCTGCTTGCAGGAGCATACTTTGTTAAAACAGGTCATGCGAAGCTTCTCCTTATTGGCGATTGGGTCTACGAGACATACAGTGAGGGTAAATATGTAAGCAAGCTTTTGGCTGATTTGGGACTAAGGGGTGAACAAGTGCATATTTATGGTCAGATTAAAAGAACGCTTGATGAAGTAAAAAGTATTAAGAAATATGTTGAAGAAAAGAAATTAAAAGAAATCTTGATTGTTACTTCTGAAATGCACATGCGCCGAGCTTTTGCAATGTTCAAAAAACAGAGCCTGCACCCCGATGTTTTTTCAGTAACTAAGGAGAGCGAATTTGACTGGGAGTCTTTTGTCCCGACCATTGATGGGTTAATAAAAACAGACAGGTTTTTTTATGAATTGATAGCCTATGGAGGATATTTTTTAAAAGGGGACATATAA
- the lysA gene encoding diaminopimelate decarboxylase: protein MNFFQYRSDKLFVEEIPLKTLAEKYGTPLYVYSYKTLLRHFKAYDEAFNDFPHVICFAVKANSNVAILRLFAKNGSGADIVSGGELFVALKAGIPASKIVYAGVGKTEEEIRFAIKSKILMFNVESEDELREIDRVAGKMNKKAPIALRINPDIDPETHPYITTGLKKHKFGIPIENALEYYKLALRLKNINVIGIHKHIGSQITKISPFVDALKRVLILIDELNLQGAKIQYLDAGGGLGITYKDEEPPVPKDLAKNLIPLLNGRKLTLLIEPGRSIVGNAGVLITKVLYLKKGAEKEFVIVDAGMNDLIRPSYYGAYHAILPVEKKKRDTIVCDVVGPICESSDFLAKDRKMKAVKKGEYLAVMSAGAYGFSMSSNYNSRPRAAEVMVKGRDCFMIRERETYSDIILKNKIPVFLK from the coding sequence ATGAATTTTTTTCAATACCGCTCTGATAAGTTGTTTGTAGAAGAAATTCCTTTAAAAACACTTGCTGAAAAATACGGTACACCTCTTTATGTTTACAGTTACAAAACACTTTTGAGACATTTTAAGGCTTATGATGAAGCATTCAATGATTTTCCACACGTTATTTGTTTTGCAGTCAAGGCAAATTCTAATGTTGCTATACTGAGACTATTTGCAAAAAACGGTTCAGGTGCAGATATTGTTTCTGGTGGGGAACTCTTTGTTGCTCTTAAAGCAGGGATCCCCGCTTCAAAAATAGTTTATGCAGGCGTAGGAAAGACAGAAGAGGAGATACGCTTTGCGATTAAATCAAAGATACTAATGTTCAATGTAGAATCTGAAGATGAATTAAGAGAGATTGACAGGGTAGCAGGTAAGATGAATAAGAAGGCTCCAATAGCATTGAGAATAAATCCTGATATTGATCCTGAGACACATCCTTATATAACAACAGGACTGAAGAAACACAAATTCGGTATACCAATAGAAAATGCCCTGGAATATTATAAGCTTGCCTTGAGATTGAAGAATATCAATGTCATTGGAATACATAAGCATATAGGTTCGCAGATTACTAAGATTTCGCCATTTGTTGATGCATTAAAGAGAGTGCTTATTCTTATAGACGAGCTTAACCTTCAGGGCGCAAAGATACAGTACCTCGATGCAGGTGGTGGACTCGGAATTACTTACAAAGATGAAGAGCCACCAGTCCCTAAAGACCTTGCAAAAAATCTTATACCTTTGCTTAATGGAAGAAAGCTGACTCTTCTTATAGAACCGGGTAGGTCTATAGTCGGAAATGCTGGAGTGCTTATTACAAAAGTTTTATATCTAAAAAAAGGTGCAGAGAAAGAGTTTGTAATCGTTGATGCAGGTATGAATGATCTTATAAGACCTTCCTACTATGGTGCATATCATGCTATTCTTCCTGTGGAGAAAAAGAAGAGGGATACTATTGTCTGTGATGTTGTTGGCCCAATATGTGAATCGAGTGATTTTCTTGCAAAAGACAGAAAAATGAAGGCAGTCAAAAAGGGAGAATACCTTGCTGTTATGAGCGCAGGAGCTTATGGATTTTCAATGAGTTCAAACTATAATAGCCGACCAAGGGCTGCAGAAGTAATGGTTAAAGGTAGAGACTGTTTTATGATAAGGGAACGCGAAACTTATAGTGATATTATCTTAAAAAATAAAATCCCGGTATTTTTAAAATGA
- a CDS encoding 4-hydroxy-tetrahydrodipicolinate synthase, protein MFRGSIVAIVTPFKRGKVDEKALGDLIEWHISQGTNAIVPCGTTGESATLDYKEHYRVIDFTVKTVNKKIPVIAGTGANSTDETIEITKHAKKSGADAVLLVAPYYNKPTQEGIYRHYKTVAEKVDIPIVLYNVPGRTAVNILPATVARLAEISNIVAIKEASGDMKQVSELIRLCGDKITVISGDDFTTLPLLALGGKGVISVSANVTPKMVSQMCSLWLKGQYEKAREIHYRLEPLNAAMFIETNPIPVKTALAMMGKIQEEFRLPLCEMSQGNKDKLRKVLTDLKLI, encoded by the coding sequence ATGTTTAGAGGATCAATCGTTGCAATCGTAACACCTTTTAAAAGAGGCAAGGTTGACGAAAAAGCGCTTGGAGACCTTATAGAGTGGCATATATCTCAGGGAACCAATGCTATTGTGCCATGCGGGACAACGGGCGAATCAGCAACACTTGATTATAAAGAGCATTATAGGGTCATAGATTTTACTGTAAAAACTGTTAACAAAAAGATTCCTGTTATAGCTGGAACAGGAGCAAATTCTACTGACGAGACGATAGAGATTACAAAGCATGCTAAAAAATCAGGAGCTGACGCTGTACTGCTTGTTGCACCTTACTATAATAAACCTACACAGGAAGGTATTTACAGGCACTATAAAACAGTTGCTGAAAAAGTTGATATTCCTATCGTGTTGTATAATGTGCCTGGAAGGACTGCTGTTAATATACTTCCTGCGACTGTAGCACGTCTCGCAGAGATCAGTAACATAGTCGCAATTAAAGAAGCTTCAGGCGATATGAAGCAGGTTAGTGAGCTTATTAGACTATGTGGAGATAAGATAACAGTTATATCCGGGGATGACTTTACAACTCTGCCTTTGCTTGCACTTGGGGGGAAGGGTGTAATATCTGTTTCTGCGAATGTAACCCCCAAGATGGTCTCGCAGATGTGTTCATTATGGCTTAAGGGTCAATATGAAAAGGCAAGAGAGATACATTACAGACTTGAACCTCTGAATGCAGCAATGTTTATAGAAACCAATCCGATTCCAGTTAAAACAGCTCTTGCAATGATGGGAAAAATTCAGGAAGAATTCAGGCTTCCTCTCTGTGAGATGTCACAGGGCAATAAAGATAAACTAAGAAAAGTTCTGACGGATTTAAAACTTATATAG
- a CDS encoding rRNA pseudouridine synthase: MEKRLQKIISEMGIASRRKAEELILEGRVTVNGHIAHIGMKADTNKDHIKVDGKLLIKPEQKVYLIFNKPRNVVTTLHDPEGRPAVKDFLKGIKYKVFPVGRLDYDSEGLLLLTNDGDFAHAILHPSKKIPKTYLVKVKDLPENDKLDKIRKGIKLDDWITSPAKVKIIRKSENNSWLELTIYEGKKRQIKRMLEKIGHPVLKLKRIKIDGIELGDLPSGKYRFLRPEEIKKIRGIIYGS, encoded by the coding sequence ATGGAAAAAAGACTTCAAAAGATAATATCAGAGATGGGTATTGCATCCAGAAGAAAAGCTGAGGAGTTGATTCTTGAAGGCAGGGTTACGGTGAATGGACATATTGCACATATCGGGATGAAAGCAGACACGAATAAAGACCACATTAAGGTTGACGGGAAACTTCTTATCAAACCTGAACAAAAAGTTTATTTGATATTTAACAAACCCAGGAATGTTGTAACAACACTACATGATCCTGAAGGAAGGCCAGCAGTAAAAGATTTCTTAAAAGGTATAAAATATAAAGTCTTTCCTGTAGGGAGACTTGATTACGATTCAGAAGGCCTGCTTCTACTTACTAACGACGGCGATTTTGCTCATGCGATTCTTCATCCTTCTAAAAAAATACCAAAGACATATCTTGTTAAGGTAAAAGACCTCCCTGAAAATGATAAATTAGATAAAATACGAAAGGGCATAAAACTTGATGATTGGATAACATCACCTGCTAAGGTAAAAATAATAAGAAAATCAGAGAATAATTCCTGGCTCGAACTTACAATATATGAAGGAAAAAAAAGACAGATTAAAAGAATGTTAGAAAAGATCGGGCATCCTGTTTTAAAGCTTAAGAGGATTAAGATTGATGGCATAGAATTAGGAGACCTTCCATCGGGTAAATATAGATTTTTAAGACCTGAAGAGATAAAAAAAATTAGGGGGATTATTTATGGTTCGTGA